From the Armatimonadia bacterium genome, one window contains:
- the hisH gene encoding imidazole glycerol phosphate synthase subunit HisH, whose protein sequence is MIALIDYGMGNLGSVSKALARVGCEARITDDPDVVVGADGVVLPGVGAFDDCITNLTDRGLAAAVKKAVAAGTPFLGICLGLQMLFDSSEEGKLPGLGIIPGKVVRFTHDLKIPQIGWNQIDLKLPAPHLKDVPDKSWVYFVHSYYVVPEDPSIAATTTDYGYEFVSAIWKDNIFASQFHPEKSQAVGLKILSNFAAFVEG, encoded by the coding sequence ATGATCGCACTGATTGACTACGGGATGGGCAACCTCGGCAGCGTCTCCAAGGCCCTGGCGAGGGTAGGCTGCGAGGCGCGAATCACCGATGACCCCGACGTTGTCGTCGGCGCAGACGGTGTCGTCTTGCCCGGCGTCGGCGCCTTCGACGACTGCATCACGAACCTCACCGACCGGGGCCTCGCCGCCGCCGTCAAGAAGGCCGTCGCTGCAGGCACTCCCTTCCTCGGAATCTGCCTGGGCCTGCAGATGCTCTTCGACTCCAGCGAGGAAGGCAAGCTCCCCGGTCTGGGCATCATCCCCGGCAAGGTCGTCCGCTTCACTCACGACCTCAAGATCCCGCAGATCGGCTGGAACCAAATCGACCTCAAGCTGCCCGCACCGCATCTCAAGGACGTGCCCGACAAGTCCTGGGTCTACTTCGTCCACTCCTACTACGTGGTCCCCGAGGACCCCTCCATCGCAGCCACCACCACTGACTACGGCTACGAGTTCGTGAGCGCGATCTGGAAGGACAACATCTTCGCCTCGCAGTTCCACCCCGAGAAGAGCCAGGCGGTGGGGTTGAAGATCCTGAGCAACTTCGCCGCCTTCGTTGAGGGGTAG
- the hisA gene encoding 1-(5-phosphoribosyl)-5-[(5-phosphoribosylamino)methylideneamino]imidazole-4-carboxamide isomerase, with amino-acid sequence MLILPAIDLSDGKCVRLKQGDMNQKTVFSDDPAQMAVRWADAGAQVLHLVDLDGAMVGRSANLEAVERILKAIRIPVELGGGLRTRDDVARVLDLGVKWAIMGTSALSKPQELKRCLKEFGDRITVGIDARDGRVAVQGWTETSDVSALDLARKMEELGVRRIIFTDIATDGMLAGPNVESTRALAEAVSVDIIASGGVTTLNDLRVLKALEPLGVVGAIVGRALYSGTIDLAEAIAEAGS; translated from the coding sequence ATGCTCATCCTGCCCGCCATTGACCTGTCGGACGGTAAGTGCGTTCGCCTCAAGCAAGGCGACATGAACCAGAAGACCGTCTTCTCCGATGACCCCGCGCAGATGGCGGTTCGCTGGGCCGACGCCGGTGCTCAGGTGCTGCACCTCGTCGACCTCGACGGTGCCATGGTCGGTCGCTCGGCGAACCTGGAGGCCGTCGAACGCATCCTCAAGGCCATCAGGATCCCCGTTGAGCTTGGTGGAGGCCTGCGGACCCGCGACGACGTCGCTCGCGTGCTTGATCTGGGTGTGAAGTGGGCCATCATGGGCACCAGCGCGCTCTCGAAGCCCCAGGAACTGAAGCGCTGCCTCAAGGAGTTCGGCGACCGCATCACCGTTGGCATCGACGCCCGCGACGGCCGCGTGGCGGTCCAGGGATGGACGGAAACCAGCGACGTCTCGGCTCTCGACCTCGCTCGCAAGATGGAGGAACTGGGCGTCCGCCGGATCATCTTCACCGACATCGCCACCGACGGCATGCTGGCCGGTCCCAATGTCGAGAGCACTCGCGCCCTGGCCGAGGCCGTGTCCGTGGACATCATCGCCTCCGGCGGCGTAACTACCCTCAATGACCTTCGTGTCCTCAAGGCCCTGGAGCCCCTGGGCGTCGTCGGCGCCATCGTCGGTCGCGCCCTCTACAGCGGCACCATCGACCTCGCCGAGGCAATCGCCGAGGCCGGCTCCTAA
- a CDS encoding SGNH/GDSL hydrolase family protein, with the protein MRMLLPVAALALGLTAAHAQSAPPSNLLTNPQFAFHPFENHRLGDKVSFSSHNVAFWNTDAWGDITVTRPSHVDPAVRPAYGNQGLVSIAPGKKLWQFATLPEVGLSHGDHLSLVVGGYQPAAGTLRARVKVLKLDSEDGTWSPADFGFADKRPFPRHSRGELVVAASKEAQSDQVGAVELRVSDVEVVGRFHNENVSHSEDINTVAVQVEFENAGAANVWVWSPCLVKGTETTLSVREAADLPGRPMGPQYRYLPRTIQKLWKGEPIHILLMGSSIDRGSANPKMYPYDEDPASPTFKQPLAEGNFDGSKVGRPDLDGYIGWWQHYHDYAGRLRLELMRKFNLPVSKICLNFMACDGSCVGEAHSGLAEYCSLSLPPGEDANGHPTGKTWQELYPELFTRPEGPRPDLVIFGSGANEKTDTPDEAAVFEGMIRWIQRHYPGTEFLFCQFQNSGSYTPNVGDLAALALRYQIPVMDYDVIEDGLMRWCSRNALVPSDGHPQAAAHYMWFKQLEKAFECWDPIEAGQAQLQLPERMHPNSYGWEGEMLTFDDKSPRLKNNRFIFEDTVMNCWGSAQEGPTKVYVDGKEVPSRGLNMGRNLRNSVQRVGNCRLGDRHILEFAGTGAHLSAVDAKVCPGRQSIPVSNPRWDLAGTKVEPFASDWGSPYGSQQAVLQPGQAFTVNSLCTDLSVAYVDAAEGGTLRVLVDGVERLVQATNVPFVDLDQKQNFLENRKGILGLGFGWHTVRLEATDRPVAILGVYAYDARSNANQERRLVGEAFPGETISFTAPYRNRPWVSCSGGLTVSPEQVTAGQVTFGGTGRGTYEVVGE; encoded by the coding sequence ATGCGCATGCTCCTTCCCGTCGCTGCTTTGGCTCTCGGCCTTACCGCTGCCCACGCCCAGTCTGCTCCACCCAGCAATCTTCTGACCAATCCGCAGTTCGCCTTCCACCCCTTCGAGAACCACCGGCTGGGAGACAAGGTCAGCTTCAGCTCGCACAACGTCGCCTTCTGGAACACCGACGCCTGGGGCGACATCACGGTGACACGGCCCTCTCATGTTGACCCGGCGGTGCGCCCGGCCTACGGGAACCAGGGCCTCGTCTCGATTGCGCCCGGCAAGAAGCTGTGGCAGTTTGCGACCTTGCCGGAGGTGGGCCTCTCGCACGGCGACCATCTCAGCCTGGTCGTCGGCGGATACCAGCCTGCAGCCGGTACGCTTCGAGCCCGCGTGAAGGTGCTGAAGCTCGATAGCGAGGACGGCACCTGGTCGCCGGCCGACTTTGGCTTCGCCGACAAGCGGCCCTTCCCCCGGCACTCGCGGGGTGAGCTGGTGGTGGCGGCGAGTAAGGAAGCGCAGTCGGACCAGGTGGGCGCCGTGGAGCTGCGAGTCTCCGATGTGGAGGTCGTTGGCCGGTTCCACAACGAGAACGTGTCACACTCCGAGGACATCAACACCGTGGCGGTCCAGGTGGAGTTCGAGAACGCGGGAGCGGCGAACGTGTGGGTGTGGTCGCCGTGTCTGGTGAAGGGAACCGAGACGACGCTCTCGGTGCGCGAAGCGGCGGATCTGCCCGGTCGCCCGATGGGGCCGCAGTACCGGTATCTTCCGCGCACGATTCAGAAGCTGTGGAAAGGCGAGCCGATCCACATCCTGCTCATGGGGTCGAGCATCGACCGCGGCAGCGCGAACCCGAAGATGTACCCCTATGACGAGGACCCAGCCTCGCCGACCTTCAAGCAGCCGCTGGCCGAGGGCAACTTCGACGGCTCGAAGGTGGGGCGTCCCGATCTGGACGGGTACATCGGCTGGTGGCAGCACTATCACGACTACGCAGGCCGCCTGCGGCTGGAGCTAATGCGCAAGTTCAACCTGCCGGTGAGCAAGATCTGTCTCAACTTCATGGCCTGCGACGGCTCCTGTGTGGGTGAGGCGCACTCGGGGCTGGCGGAGTACTGCTCGCTGTCGCTGCCACCGGGTGAGGACGCGAACGGCCACCCGACCGGCAAGACCTGGCAAGAGCTGTACCCGGAGCTGTTCACTCGGCCGGAAGGACCGAGGCCGGACCTGGTGATCTTCGGCAGCGGCGCAAATGAGAAGACCGACACCCCCGACGAGGCGGCGGTCTTCGAGGGCATGATCCGGTGGATCCAGCGCCACTACCCCGGGACCGAGTTCCTGTTCTGCCAGTTCCAGAACTCCGGGAGCTACACGCCTAACGTGGGCGACCTGGCGGCCCTGGCACTGCGGTATCAGATTCCGGTGATGGACTACGACGTCATCGAAGACGGGCTGATGCGTTGGTGCAGCCGGAATGCACTGGTGCCCTCGGACGGACACCCGCAGGCGGCGGCGCACTACATGTGGTTCAAGCAACTGGAGAAGGCCTTCGAGTGCTGGGACCCAATCGAGGCAGGCCAGGCGCAGCTTCAGCTTCCCGAGCGCATGCATCCGAACAGCTATGGCTGGGAAGGTGAGATGCTGACCTTCGACGACAAGAGCCCGCGGCTGAAGAACAACAGGTTCATCTTTGAGGACACGGTGATGAACTGCTGGGGCTCGGCACAGGAAGGGCCGACCAAGGTCTACGTGGACGGCAAGGAGGTGCCCTCTCGCGGTCTCAACATGGGCCGGAACCTCCGCAACTCTGTGCAGCGGGTGGGGAATTGCCGGCTCGGTGACCGCCACATCCTGGAGTTCGCCGGGACGGGCGCTCACCTCAGTGCGGTCGATGCGAAGGTGTGTCCGGGGCGCCAGTCTATCCCGGTCAGCAACCCTCGCTGGGACCTGGCAGGCACGAAGGTTGAGCCCTTCGCTTCGGACTGGGGCTCCCCCTACGGATCGCAGCAGGCGGTCCTGCAGCCGGGTCAGGCCTTCACGGTGAACTCGCTGTGCACCGATCTGTCGGTGGCCTATGTGGATGCTGCCGAGGGTGGAACGCTGCGGGTGCTGGTGGATGGTGTGGAGAGGCTGGTGCAGGCGACCAACGTGCCCTTCGTCGACCTCGACCAGAAACAGAACTTCCTTGAGAATCGCAAGGGCATCCTGGGGCTTGGCTTCGGCTGGCACACGGTCCGGCTTGAGGCGACGGATCGTCCTGTGGCAATCCTGGGCGTGTACGCCTACGACGCTCGCAGCAACGCGAACCAGGAGCGCCGGCTGGTCGGCGAGGCCTTCCCCGGCGAGACGATCAGCTTCACCGCGCCCTACCGAAACCGTCCCTGGGTGTCCTGCTCGGGCGGCCTGACGGTGAGTCCGGAGCAGGTAACGGCAGGTCAGGTGACCTTTGGCGGAACCGGTCGGGGCACTTACGAGGTAGTGGGCGAATAG
- a CDS encoding tetratricopeptide repeat protein, translated as MRLFRRSTPQTPRARFRAGTQALNAGRYDEAVALLTAVCKDAPDNLGALLNLGLAYHRLGQHTKAIQAFERVHELNPREPRAYLNRAAAENALGHLDKAEQALLQALEIDPRQVGVHYNLAVIHLKRNQYANAMAEMELELAVNPGHRETEIALRALRERLMLR; from the coding sequence ATGCGCCTGTTTCGACGGAGCACGCCACAGACACCACGCGCCAGGTTCCGTGCCGGTACGCAGGCTCTGAACGCCGGGCGCTATGATGAGGCCGTAGCCCTGCTGACGGCTGTGTGCAAGGACGCGCCCGACAACCTTGGTGCCTTGCTCAATCTGGGCCTCGCCTACCACCGCCTGGGGCAGCATACCAAGGCGATCCAGGCCTTCGAGCGGGTCCACGAGCTCAATCCCCGCGAGCCGCGTGCCTACCTCAATCGAGCTGCCGCTGAGAACGCCCTGGGGCACCTCGACAAGGCCGAGCAGGCTCTCCTGCAGGCTCTGGAGATCGATCCGCGGCAGGTCGGCGTGCACTACAATCTCGCCGTGATCCACCTGAAGCGCAACCAGTACGCGAACGCCATGGCCGAGATGGAGCTTGAGTTGGCGGTCAACCCCGGTCATCGTGAGACCGAGATCGCCCTCCGAGCCCTGCGAGAACGCTTGATGCTGCGCTGA
- a CDS encoding type II secretion system F family protein, translated as MPPEEMDVGNAEMAQFCRQFSSLMHAQVNIIDIFEALREQTGSALLREILDHVREDVEMGRTLATAFSRYPQVFSPFFISMIRQGELEGELDRILTDLATHFETRLEDGVDATRRRDTGGFDLEGIASVFQWIFIWFSALLGFCAFGGGLVYYATDMGAIPGRVPANIALFVGVIMFLGVLVFTRGRRRRRG; from the coding sequence ATGCCCCCGGAAGAGATGGACGTCGGCAATGCGGAGATGGCCCAGTTCTGCCGCCAGTTCTCCAGCCTCATGCACGCCCAGGTCAACATCATCGACATCTTCGAGGCCCTGCGTGAGCAGACCGGCAGTGCCCTGCTCCGCGAGATTCTCGACCACGTGCGCGAGGATGTGGAGATGGGCCGTACGCTGGCCACGGCCTTCAGCCGCTACCCGCAGGTCTTCTCTCCCTTCTTCATCAGCATGATCCGCCAGGGCGAGCTTGAGGGTGAGCTCGATCGCATCCTCACCGACCTTGCGACGCACTTCGAGACGCGCCTGGAGGATGGCGTCGATGCAACCCGACGCCGTGACACAGGCGGCTTTGACCTCGAGGGCATTGCCTCCGTCTTCCAGTGGATCTTCATCTGGTTCTCCGCGCTCCTGGGCTTCTGCGCCTTCGGCGGAGGCCTTGTCTATTACGCGACCGACATGGGTGCCATTCCCGGCCGGGTGCCCGCCAATATCGCCCTCTTCGTCGGCGTCATCATGTTCCTCGGAGTCCTGGTCTTCACCCGTGGCCGCCGTCGTCGAAGGGGGTAA
- a CDS encoding copper amine oxidase N-terminal domain-containing protein, translating into MTRLTPTVLALSLLLLVALAAAQADGTTATPQTGQYQFFNEGGSTSRAIPKLGAGAIGIRTQPAPGSFTWRGGTDYVPGLGPGSLMHTVKPGTGQQATPQQLFGPGGILEYNPPLPSGSYPFKTYDNYFYSYPSNDPRWNRGYNNYNNYAPYGTDQSGYGAWYPPATQGAGTAATTPTTGAANTQANTEQPAAITWNGLLYVPTRDYFLALGVTAYWDETRRSAVAVLKDGRTVVLPLEGTTLYVDNKPVTMTAGTAVIGGVMMVPMLALSEALSISLQYDEASGMVYLVPLPTPAARTETKPATETKPATASRGGTGQTP; encoded by the coding sequence ATGACACGGCTGACACCGACCGTCCTTGCACTATCGCTTCTTTTGCTCGTGGCGCTGGCCGCTGCGCAGGCCGACGGCACTACTGCGACACCCCAAACTGGCCAGTACCAGTTCTTCAATGAGGGCGGCTCCACGAGCCGTGCTATACCCAAACTCGGAGCCGGTGCCATCGGCATTCGCACACAGCCCGCTCCCGGCTCCTTCACCTGGCGCGGCGGCACTGACTACGTGCCTGGCCTGGGCCCCGGAAGCCTCATGCACACCGTGAAGCCCGGCACCGGTCAGCAGGCCACGCCACAGCAGCTCTTCGGCCCCGGCGGGATCCTCGAGTACAACCCGCCCTTGCCCTCCGGCTCATACCCCTTCAAGACGTACGACAACTACTTCTACTCCTACCCTTCCAACGACCCGCGCTGGAACCGGGGCTACAACAACTACAACAACTACGCCCCCTACGGGACAGACCAGTCAGGCTATGGCGCCTGGTACCCGCCCGCGACGCAGGGCGCAGGCACTGCCGCTACCACGCCGACCACTGGTGCCGCCAACACGCAGGCCAACACCGAGCAGCCCGCCGCGATCACCTGGAACGGCCTGCTCTACGTCCCGACCCGCGACTACTTCCTTGCCCTCGGAGTCACCGCCTACTGGGACGAGACCCGGCGCAGCGCCGTCGCCGTCCTCAAGGATGGGCGAACGGTGGTCCTGCCCCTGGAGGGGACCACGCTCTACGTCGACAATAAACCCGTCACTATGACAGCCGGCACCGCCGTGATCGGCGGAGTGATGATGGTTCCGATGCTGGCTCTCTCGGAAGCTCTGAGCATCTCTCTCCAGTATGACGAGGCCAGCGGCATGGTCTACCTGGTTCCCCTGCCGACACCGGCCGCAAGAACCGAGACGAAGCCTGCGACCGAGACCAAGCCCGCAACCGCAAGCCGGGGCGGAACCGGCCAGACTCCCTGA